The Paenibacillus sp. MBLB1832 genome has a window encoding:
- a CDS encoding ABC transporter substrate-binding protein, translated as MNMKKWSTIGLATSMALVAAGCGKATPTETTKPAASVAPTAAASAAPTAAAAKKLSGDFEIQYFVGGYGDKWWKAVIADFQAANPDLKIKESAGPKINEQMKPRWIAGNPPDFVYIDGPELFDRQLVTDGQLDDLTDWLKDAKNVDGEKIMDLLAQKPQEFDGKMYNIPFVMSAWGIFYDKALFKDKGWAEPKDFEDFLAVSEKIKGAGINPFIHTGKYPYYINGGVLYPAIVSANNNDYKLLQDMSTNNLEAWKNPAIIKGLNKIVQMRDKGYIDKASVQINHTDSQSLFLQHKDAFIPNGLWLPNEMAKDVPGGFDFGFLPSITQDKGGKVVANTSTSTFAIPKKAKNKDAAKAFMQFVFSKKQASQWAELSGAPSNVKGDISSSKAPNFVKDAAKFLSSPDTVVVPTVSFAADVDKAMQDATLALTIGTITPEQWVTRVTEVVAKQKK; from the coding sequence ATGAACATGAAGAAATGGTCAACAATTGGTTTGGCAACATCTATGGCACTAGTTGCTGCGGGTTGCGGGAAAGCAACACCTACAGAAACAACAAAACCAGCTGCGTCCGTAGCTCCAACTGCGGCAGCATCTGCAGCTCCAACTGCAGCAGCAGCGAAAAAACTTTCCGGTGATTTTGAAATTCAATACTTCGTTGGCGGTTACGGCGACAAATGGTGGAAAGCAGTTATTGCTGACTTCCAAGCAGCTAACCCTGATTTGAAAATTAAAGAAAGTGCGGGACCAAAAATCAACGAACAAATGAAACCCCGTTGGATCGCTGGTAACCCACCTGATTTCGTATACATCGACGGACCTGAGTTGTTCGACCGTCAATTGGTTACGGATGGCCAGCTAGATGATTTGACAGATTGGCTCAAAGACGCTAAAAACGTTGATGGCGAGAAAATCATGGATTTGCTTGCTCAAAAACCACAAGAGTTTGATGGCAAGATGTACAACATTCCTTTCGTAATGAGCGCATGGGGTATCTTCTACGATAAAGCCCTGTTCAAAGACAAAGGTTGGGCTGAGCCGAAAGATTTCGAAGATTTCCTAGCTGTAAGTGAGAAAATTAAAGGTGCTGGCATCAATCCTTTCATCCACACTGGTAAATATCCGTACTACATTAATGGTGGGGTGCTTTATCCAGCTATCGTTTCTGCTAACAACAATGACTACAAATTGCTGCAAGATATGTCCACAAACAATCTTGAAGCTTGGAAAAACCCAGCAATTATCAAAGGCTTAAACAAAATCGTTCAAATGCGCGACAAAGGCTACATCGACAAAGCATCCGTACAAATCAACCACACGGATTCCCAATCCTTGTTCCTTCAACACAAAGACGCGTTCATCCCGAACGGTCTATGGTTACCAAACGAAATGGCGAAAGACGTTCCAGGCGGCTTCGACTTCGGATTCCTTCCATCCATCACGCAAGATAAAGGTGGAAAAGTTGTAGCTAATACGTCCACATCCACTTTCGCTATTCCGAAAAAAGCGAAAAACAAAGATGCAGCTAAAGCATTCATGCAATTCGTATTCTCCAAAAAACAAGCTTCTCAATGGGCTGAGCTAAGCGGTGCTCCATCCAACGTTAAAGGTGACATTTCTTCTTCCAAAGCTCCTAACTTCGTTAAGGATGCTGCGAAATTCTTATCTTCACCTGATACTGTAGTAGTACCAACTGTTTCCTTCGCTGCAGACGTAGACAAAGCAATGCAGGATGCAACTCTTGCCTTGACAATCGGTACAATTACACCTGAGCAATGGGTAACTCGTGTAACTGAAGTTGTAGCTAAACAAAAGAAATAG
- a CDS encoding L,D-transpeptidase family protein: MKRNQRNEQLERFFQHNPIEDPMYLKKYVKDHPNHKMAWYLLGREYTAQGKAGKAAYCFAQAGEIYEAFEQQTIRLEDAPALLKQPEAVKRRRGGKRRLLALLVMFLLITLVAGQDFANTQGREQALSVQEEAKTETIAMTPQSSGVAHGQSLVYSDGEWGKQLQQIVQSSSGGSEEVVLIEASGSKGGQWKEWHRSLKPILSVTKPASAGSEAALKYYNSQTCACQAVDGSSLQPAISSWMREREEAIVLQSAIGAYLSKMGVLPDQSAQLTKPYPDNLLPGLTPQMKEGFAAAVARLKAAALPTVDSSGSKGETGVEKPAGSSTANPAQSPEGSVRLPASAAAPLVEPLRIVIDTEQHQLAVVSGTFILRRYPVGLGGSKTPQGDFIISEKVRNPNGKSNGEFGSRGMTLSNTLYAIHGTNKPSSIGKDESHGCVRMLQADLEELYDMVPQTTKVTIGKGVLPESTFDPGSGLGAGSGDPKRAIQLPLETKDNNPKKTYKWLD, from the coding sequence GTGAAGAGAAATCAGCGGAATGAGCAGCTAGAGCGATTTTTCCAACATAATCCGATTGAAGATCCGATGTATCTGAAGAAATATGTGAAAGATCATCCAAATCATAAAATGGCTTGGTATTTATTAGGCAGAGAGTACACGGCGCAAGGAAAAGCGGGAAAGGCTGCGTATTGCTTTGCACAAGCTGGTGAAATATATGAGGCATTTGAGCAACAGACAATCAGGCTGGAGGACGCTCCCGCACTACTGAAGCAGCCAGAGGCTGTCAAACGTCGTCGCGGCGGAAAGCGCAGACTATTGGCGCTTCTAGTAATGTTCTTGCTCATCACGCTTGTTGCTGGCCAGGATTTTGCGAATACGCAAGGCCGAGAACAGGCGTTAAGCGTACAAGAGGAAGCGAAGACAGAAACTATAGCAATGACACCGCAGAGCAGCGGGGTTGCCCATGGTCAGTCCTTGGTCTATTCGGACGGCGAATGGGGGAAGCAGCTGCAACAAATTGTGCAGTCCTCATCGGGGGGCTCTGAAGAGGTTGTCCTCATCGAAGCTTCGGGAAGCAAAGGAGGGCAATGGAAGGAGTGGCACCGTTCACTTAAGCCTATTCTTAGCGTAACCAAGCCTGCATCGGCTGGAAGCGAGGCTGCGCTGAAATACTATAATTCTCAAACTTGTGCTTGCCAGGCGGTAGATGGTTCGAGTTTGCAACCGGCGATTTCATCTTGGATGCGGGAACGCGAAGAAGCCATTGTGCTGCAGAGCGCGATTGGGGCATATCTGAGCAAGATGGGCGTCCTGCCAGATCAGTCTGCACAACTGACGAAACCGTATCCTGATAATTTGCTGCCAGGGTTAACACCTCAAATGAAAGAGGGATTTGCCGCTGCTGTAGCGCGCCTCAAGGCCGCTGCGCTTCCAACGGTAGACTCCTCAGGATCAAAGGGAGAAACGGGTGTTGAGAAGCCAGCAGGGAGCAGCACGGCTAACCCTGCGCAATCGCCTGAAGGATCTGTACGACTACCGGCATCCGCCGCGGCCCCTCTCGTAGAACCTCTCCGGATCGTAATCGATACGGAACAGCATCAACTCGCCGTTGTCAGCGGTACATTCATCCTTAGACGCTATCCCGTTGGTTTAGGTGGAAGTAAGACACCGCAGGGCGATTTCATTATTAGTGAGAAGGTTCGTAACCCAAATGGCAAATCCAATGGGGAATTTGGCAGTAGAGGGATGACTTTGTCTAATACGCTTTATGCCATTCATGGGACGAATAAGCCATCAAGTATCGGGAAAGACGAATCGCATGGATGTGTGCGGATGCTGCAAGCGGACCTGGAGGAATTATATGATATGGTACCTCAAACAACGAAAGTAACGATCGGTAAAGGGGTTTTGCCAGAGTCAACATTTGATCCTGGTAGCGGCCTTGGGGCAGGGAGTGGAGATCCTAAGCGGGCAATTCAACTGCCGTTAGAAACGAAGGATAATAATCCGAAGAAGACATATAAATGGCTGGACTAG
- a CDS encoding NHL domain-containing protein: MKPLKHIFVSSLLIATFLGGSSAFAAGLDADALKNSNGQILSDVSTLAGIGEFDDIDGGVLQAGFRAPGSVLQLADGSILVADSRNHVIRKIAAGQVTTFAGPAIAVLKNAQGFPTGGLVNGKASEAFFNEPTGLAVDRNGNVYVADAGNNAIRKIDGNGMVTTLAGNGVPGNKDGKGADASFNHPSDIAVANDGTLYVADSLNHTIRKIATDGTVTTLTAPVKRVIQIRPGEASFAGEFKDGRLAEALFNEPSGLAIDAKGNLYVSDTGNHVIRYIDLGTGLVSTVAGSTPSYEKNDLYAAGDFADGDALKAKFDFPKGITVTSEGGLLVADSLNHSVRYLLNGQVSTLAGTLQTGEADGVDQAAQFYNPTDVLITAQGNIVVADMSNNKVRKIAPYQLPSSIAADSQVKVVSGNKQIEFDAQPEIENGRTMVPVRAISETFGYKVSYAERDGKKIVELSKGADSVELVIGETGIVRKQAGKPDVSVKTDVAPYVKQDRTYVPVRFFAEQIGLDVQWDAPHHTAILRVKSYVK; encoded by the coding sequence ATGAAACCATTAAAGCATATATTTGTTTCAAGTTTACTCATTGCGACTTTCCTTGGCGGCTCATCAGCCTTTGCAGCTGGTTTGGACGCGGACGCTTTGAAAAATAGTAACGGTCAAATCCTCTCTGATGTTTCTACATTGGCGGGGATCGGAGAGTTTGACGATATCGACGGAGGTGTACTGCAAGCAGGTTTTCGCGCTCCAGGGAGCGTTTTACAGCTAGCAGACGGCAGCATTTTGGTCGCTGATTCGCGCAATCATGTGATTCGCAAAATTGCCGCTGGACAAGTAACGACTTTCGCAGGGCCTGCAATCGCTGTCTTGAAAAATGCACAAGGTTTCCCAACTGGAGGACTCGTCAACGGGAAGGCATCGGAAGCCTTCTTTAATGAGCCAACAGGTCTAGCGGTTGATCGTAACGGCAACGTCTATGTGGCGGATGCTGGCAACAATGCGATTCGTAAGATTGATGGAAATGGCATGGTAACGACCCTTGCTGGGAATGGCGTCCCTGGAAATAAAGATGGCAAGGGGGCGGACGCATCGTTTAACCATCCAAGCGATATCGCCGTTGCCAATGACGGTACGCTGTATGTGGCGGACTCCCTGAATCACACGATTCGTAAAATCGCAACTGATGGAACGGTTACTACGCTAACTGCACCTGTGAAACGCGTTATTCAAATTCGTCCAGGCGAAGCATCCTTTGCTGGGGAATTCAAGGATGGGCGTCTTGCGGAAGCTTTATTTAACGAGCCATCTGGTTTAGCAATTGACGCAAAAGGAAATCTCTATGTCAGCGATACAGGGAACCATGTAATTCGATATATTGACTTGGGGACAGGTCTTGTTTCAACCGTAGCTGGCTCAACACCGAGCTATGAGAAAAATGACCTGTATGCAGCAGGCGATTTCGCAGATGGCGATGCGCTGAAAGCAAAGTTTGATTTTCCAAAAGGAATCACTGTGACTTCAGAAGGCGGGCTTCTGGTTGCGGATAGTCTAAACCACTCTGTTCGCTATTTACTGAATGGACAAGTGTCTACTCTAGCTGGAACACTTCAAACAGGTGAAGCGGATGGTGTTGATCAAGCGGCACAGTTCTATAATCCGACGGATGTGCTGATTACAGCGCAAGGGAATATCGTTGTTGCAGACATGTCGAACAATAAAGTACGTAAAATTGCGCCGTATCAGTTGCCGTCCAGTATTGCAGCCGATTCGCAAGTGAAAGTCGTCAGTGGCAATAAGCAGATCGAATTTGATGCGCAGCCGGAAATTGAGAATGGACGAACGATGGTTCCTGTGCGGGCGATTAGCGAGACGTTTGGCTACAAAGTTTCCTATGCTGAGCGAGACGGGAAGAAGATTGTTGAGCTCTCCAAAGGCGCAGATTCCGTTGAATTGGTGATCGGTGAAACGGGCATTGTTCGCAAGCAAGCTGGAAAACCAGATGTTAGCGTGAAAACCGATGTTGCACCATATGTGAAACAGGATCGCACGTATGTGCCTGTTCGCTTCTTTGCAGAGCAGATCGGCTTAGATGTACAATGGGATGCGCCGCATCATACGGCGATTCTACGTGTGAAATCTTATGTGAAATAA
- a CDS encoding FecR domain-containing protein: protein MTKKSFLSVLLSFSLLFSLLSVLIVKPVDAKTVRVALISELSGDVTVKKGGGSKVYDAYENMSLNQGDTVYTGDDSSVTLNLSSGDADVTLGDNAELNVSDLNSSNGNKKSKLKVWAGSMWVKVKSLAGADDEFEVETPTAVMGVRGTQFYVFVDPVSGQTKMAVGSGRVSASTVTSNSDDTQTTTITYLNPTQQITMDGRNETDDLGLKVEFLDIDEFIKQASPEIIKELIQNKAEIDKENAEFVEKKKKELADGKVVDDQTSLSIKSLSDLGKVSSNLENLVGNIAKKALDDKKLSKDEIDKAVKTANDKITDTTKKLDLNNVKPLDKTAGVDPDAEAKKQEALKKLEEAKLKAKLEKEKAEEEAKKKLADALKKLEEERKKLEEAKKAAEDKAKAEAEAKLKEALSAKEKEEFEKAKSANDGKTTTTTTTGTGNSNSGSSTVTPPSVSLNVRDAQTHEGEGTYTTFNLDVNLSDFTGIYGVEVHLLYTGDVYPDLSTVEGDGLENGTIFDSSTSADYFNHYGNYTSGEFIYAVTKYGTVDNTVAFTGAKKLVTIPLGVYGSGQVSVGKIVIVRKDGTVVTQIPIDVTKILPVHVGSTSTSNTTVPQA, encoded by the coding sequence ATGACGAAGAAATCATTTTTATCCGTCTTATTAAGCTTCAGTTTATTATTTAGTTTGTTATCCGTGTTAATCGTTAAGCCTGTGGATGCGAAAACGGTCCGTGTTGCGCTTATTTCTGAACTGTCAGGTGATGTCACCGTGAAAAAAGGCGGCGGCTCCAAGGTTTATGATGCTTATGAGAATATGAGTTTGAACCAAGGCGACACCGTTTATACAGGTGATGATTCTTCGGTAACGCTCAATTTAAGTAGTGGCGATGCGGATGTTACTTTAGGCGACAATGCGGAATTAAACGTTTCTGATTTGAATTCTTCGAATGGAAACAAGAAATCCAAGCTTAAAGTGTGGGCGGGATCTATGTGGGTGAAGGTGAAATCATTAGCGGGTGCTGATGATGAGTTTGAAGTTGAAACGCCAACAGCAGTCATGGGTGTTCGCGGAACGCAATTCTATGTCTTCGTTGATCCTGTATCTGGCCAAACGAAAATGGCTGTAGGTTCAGGGAGAGTTTCGGCTTCTACAGTCACATCCAATAGTGATGATACGCAAACGACAACGATTACTTATTTGAACCCTACGCAACAGATCACGATGGATGGTCGTAATGAGACGGATGATCTCGGCTTGAAAGTCGAGTTCCTGGATATCGATGAGTTTATCAAGCAAGCTTCACCTGAAATTATTAAGGAATTAATCCAGAATAAAGCTGAAATCGATAAAGAAAACGCAGAGTTTGTTGAGAAAAAGAAGAAAGAACTTGCGGATGGGAAAGTAGTGGATGACCAAACTTCTCTTTCAATAAAGAGTTTATCCGACTTGGGTAAAGTCTCGAGCAACTTAGAGAACTTGGTTGGCAACATTGCTAAAAAAGCGTTGGACGACAAGAAGTTGAGCAAGGATGAGATCGATAAAGCAGTAAAAACTGCAAATGACAAAATTACGGATACGACCAAAAAGCTAGATTTGAACAATGTTAAGCCTCTCGATAAGACTGCTGGGGTTGATCCAGATGCAGAAGCTAAGAAGCAAGAGGCGCTTAAAAAGCTGGAAGAAGCAAAGCTGAAAGCGAAGTTGGAGAAGGAAAAAGCAGAGGAAGAGGCTAAGAAGAAGCTGGCGGATGCGCTAAAAAAGCTGGAAGAGGAAAGGAAAAAGCTGGAAGAAGCGAAGAAAGCCGCAGAAGATAAGGCGAAGGCTGAGGCGGAAGCAAAGCTGAAGGAAGCTTTGTCTGCGAAAGAGAAGGAAGAGTTTGAGAAAGCGAAATCGGCGAACGATGGTAAGACGACAACGACTACTACAACTGGAACAGGTAACTCGAATAGTGGAAGTTCAACAGTTACTCCTCCATCTGTAAGCTTAAACGTTCGCGATGCGCAAACACATGAGGGAGAGGGGACATATACGACCTTCAATTTAGACGTAAACTTGTCTGATTTCACTGGAATTTATGGGGTAGAAGTTCATCTCTTGTATACAGGGGATGTTTATCCAGATTTGTCGACCGTAGAGGGAGATGGTCTGGAAAATGGAACAATTTTTGACTCAAGTACAAGTGCTGACTATTTTAATCACTATGGTAATTATACAAGTGGAGAATTCATCTATGCTGTAACGAAATACGGTACAGTTGATAACACTGTAGCATTCACTGGAGCTAAAAAGCTGGTTACTATTCCGTTGGGGGTTTATGGTTCGGGTCAAGTTTCGGTAGGTAAAATTGTGATCGTACGTAAGGATGGTACGGTAGTTACACAAATTCCAATTGATGTAACAAAGATTCTACCAGTCCATGTTGGTTCAACTAGCACATCTAATACTACTGTTCCACAAGCTTAA
- a CDS encoding CHASE2 domain-containing protein yields MGKKKWIKTLVVGLLLTLISTYFYTVSSSGLFYFVEGPLQDNLRKAKSIDERQPDDRIKIVKIDEKSLSAIGKFPWDRSTYAKVIEKLEQSGVAAIGIDVVLAEPSKNPADDKALADVLAKYSNIILPIQINYPSKQKQAGDLVPETIDYPSSTLTTKSNQMAHINVLVDKDGKARKLPVGLPDIKGSYIPAFSVALANLVLDEKEKIKRDETTGEWMLGNTIIPTNERNQVTTEFYTQPRQKVDASTGYEMLSFVDVMNSTKPLPLKGSIVLVGPFVTAMQDEYPTPISSVKMFGIEIHANMIQTLLESKFYKDASRPLGVGSILLISLLAIFLFDRYRGKTALFIFIGMFVIYGGIWLAFYTVSSIFIPLIYPQFALVSIYVWSLVSHYLEERKERNRVTGIFGRFVSKTVVDELLQSGEDVKLGGSRKDISLIFVDIRGFTPMSERLEPEQVIQVLNEYLDVCTKAIFKFNGTLDKFIGDGVMAMFGAPIEYDNHPEMAVRAAIEMKSQADILEQKLIRNYGIGVKFGLGINSGPAVVGNIGSEDLRLDYTAIGDTVNLSARLESNAKPGQILISEQTYERVKGLFEIEAIGEIKVKGKEKPVAVYEVIGHL; encoded by the coding sequence ATGGGTAAGAAGAAATGGATTAAGACTTTAGTAGTAGGACTACTTTTAACATTGATATCGACATATTTCTACACGGTGAGTTCTAGCGGTTTATTTTACTTTGTAGAAGGTCCGCTCCAAGATAATTTACGCAAAGCGAAATCGATTGATGAACGTCAGCCTGATGATCGGATCAAAATTGTTAAGATCGACGAGAAATCTCTCTCAGCCATTGGGAAATTCCCGTGGGATCGAAGTACATATGCGAAAGTGATTGAAAAGCTAGAGCAGTCGGGGGTTGCGGCGATCGGGATCGACGTTGTATTAGCGGAGCCTTCCAAGAATCCAGCCGATGATAAGGCTTTAGCTGACGTGCTGGCTAAGTATTCGAATATTATTTTGCCTATTCAAATCAACTATCCTTCCAAGCAAAAACAAGCAGGCGATCTCGTTCCTGAAACGATTGATTACCCCTCCTCCACACTCACGACCAAAAGCAATCAGATGGCTCACATCAATGTGCTTGTTGATAAGGATGGCAAGGCAAGGAAGTTGCCTGTCGGCTTACCAGATATCAAAGGTTCATACATACCCGCATTTAGCGTTGCGTTAGCAAATCTAGTTTTAGATGAGAAAGAGAAAATCAAACGGGATGAGACAACGGGTGAATGGATGCTCGGCAATACCATCATTCCAACAAATGAACGGAACCAAGTAACAACGGAATTCTATACGCAGCCTAGACAAAAAGTAGATGCATCCACAGGCTATGAAATGTTATCCTTTGTTGATGTCATGAATAGTACGAAACCGTTGCCGCTAAAGGGAAGTATCGTGCTAGTTGGGCCATTCGTAACAGCCATGCAGGATGAATATCCGACACCGATCTCCTCGGTTAAGATGTTTGGGATTGAAATTCATGCCAATATGATTCAAACGTTGTTAGAAAGCAAGTTTTATAAAGATGCTTCACGGCCTCTTGGGGTAGGAAGTATTCTACTTATTTCATTACTAGCTATTTTCTTATTTGATAGATATAGAGGGAAGACAGCGCTTTTCATCTTCATAGGGATGTTCGTCATCTATGGCGGCATTTGGCTGGCTTTCTATACCGTGAGCTCCATCTTCATACCGCTTATTTATCCGCAATTTGCTTTGGTTTCCATTTATGTGTGGTCCTTAGTCAGTCACTATCTGGAAGAACGGAAAGAACGGAATCGGGTTACAGGTATTTTCGGGCGATTCGTTTCTAAGACGGTGGTGGACGAGCTCCTTCAATCTGGGGAAGATGTGAAACTAGGCGGCAGCCGAAAAGATATTTCACTTATCTTTGTCGATATTCGCGGGTTCACGCCGATGTCTGAACGCTTGGAACCTGAACAGGTTATTCAAGTGCTTAATGAATATTTGGATGTGTGTACGAAAGCGATTTTTAAATTCAATGGTACGTTGGATAAATTCATTGGCGATGGTGTCATGGCGATGTTCGGTGCACCGATCGAGTATGACAATCATCCAGAAATGGCAGTAAGAGCGGCTATTGAGATGAAATCTCAGGCGGATATACTTGAACAGAAATTGATCCGAAACTATGGGATTGGCGTAAAGTTTGGTCTAGGGATTAACAGCGGCCCAGCCGTCGTTGGTAACATAGGGTCTGAAGATTTAAGGCTGGATTACACGGCAATCGGGGACACGGTTAACTTGTCTGCCCGTCTCGAGTCTAATGCGAAGCCAGGACAAATTTTAATTAGTGAACAAACGTATGAACGCGTTAAAGGGCTATTCGAGATTGAAGCCATTGGCGAAATTAAGGTCAAAGGGAAAGAAAAACCGGTTGCTGTCTATGAAGTGATCGGACATTTATAA
- a CDS encoding ferredoxin — protein MAKYTFVDKDTCIACGACGATAPDIYDYDDEGLAEVIFDGDGNKGVTEIPEDLFDDLQDAQDGCPTDSIKVADTPFN, from the coding sequence ATGGCTAAGTATACATTCGTTGATAAAGATACTTGCATCGCTTGCGGCGCTTGCGGAGCTACGGCTCCAGACATCTATGATTACGATGATGAAGGTTTGGCTGAAGTGATTTTTGATGGAGATGGTAACAAAGGGGTAACTGAAATTCCTGAAGATCTATTCGACGATCTGCAAGATGCTCAAGATGGATGCCCAACTGACTCCATTAAAGTTGCGGATACACCTTTCAACTAA
- the mobB gene encoding molybdopterin-guanine dinucleotide biosynthesis protein B, whose amino-acid sequence MAHSIGLAGYSNSGKTTLLSGLVVEMKRRGHRIAVMKHDAHGHYKEAVGADSTAFVDAGADAVITLSPDAVHVYERKNAPSLDEQLLAYRHLDYIFIEGFKREKHPKIAVYRTIEQSCIISEVVPAPIAIATDLAVQEAEGSYPQFNLNDIAGIADFIEQYFKDCQF is encoded by the coding sequence ATGGCGCATTCCATAGGGCTGGCGGGATATTCGAATAGTGGAAAAACGACACTGCTAAGCGGACTCGTCGTTGAAATGAAGCGCCGCGGACATCGCATTGCGGTAATGAAACACGATGCGCATGGGCATTATAAAGAAGCAGTGGGAGCGGATTCCACGGCTTTCGTTGATGCTGGGGCGGATGCCGTCATCACACTCTCTCCCGATGCGGTTCATGTGTATGAACGGAAAAATGCTCCTTCATTAGACGAGCAACTTCTTGCTTATCGGCATCTGGATTATATTTTTATCGAGGGATTTAAGCGGGAAAAACATCCGAAAATTGCCGTCTATCGTACGATAGAACAAAGCTGCATTATTTCGGAAGTGGTACCAGCACCAATCGCAATTGCAACAGATCTGGCAGTGCAAGAAGCGGAGGGGAGCTATCCGCAATTCAATTTAAATGATATCGCTGGAATCGCCGACTTCATTGAGCAGTATTTTAAAGATTGTCAATTTTAA
- a CDS encoding DNA polymerase IV — translation MESVNHHYPKQGRVILHIDMNAFYCSVHEAVEPDLYKGKPIAVAGSVELRKGIIVTSSYAARRLGIKTGMQVRQAMKLCPDLILIRPDFDLYRNFSRRFMGIVYGYSPLVESMSIDECFVDITGSKQFGTPIEIANSIQLKIMKELGLPCSIGVAPNKLLAKMGSDMKKPNGITVLRLRDVPAVFWDKPCHYLYGIGKKTAEKLTRLGIHTLGQLAAGDETLLSKHFGVLGAHLKRSANGIDTSPVNPEHEQSKSIGHTTTLPRDYTDRHEIHRVMLNLADQVARRLRKQELMTSTIQITIRDPEMRTITRSLTLGTPTEHMDDIYRTACQLYDHHWEEGNPVRLLGITLQSLTAKEESYVQLDLFDYEKQPRRENLNRVMDGLRDKFGENVILTAGMMSDDPSSLIRNHKVRGTSLQMDHLRNNPLHKEGGEG, via the coding sequence ATGGAGTCCGTCAATCATCATTATCCCAAGCAGGGAAGAGTCATTTTACATATTGATATGAATGCCTTCTACTGTTCGGTTCACGAGGCGGTTGAGCCTGATCTCTATAAAGGTAAGCCAATCGCTGTAGCGGGGAGTGTCGAACTTCGTAAAGGAATTATCGTCACTTCATCGTATGCTGCACGGCGATTAGGGATCAAGACAGGCATGCAAGTTAGGCAAGCGATGAAATTGTGCCCCGATTTAATTCTAATCAGGCCTGATTTCGATCTCTATCGAAATTTCTCTAGAAGATTTATGGGGATTGTTTATGGATATTCACCATTAGTAGAATCTATGTCTATTGATGAGTGTTTTGTAGATATCACAGGATCGAAACAGTTCGGGACGCCGATTGAGATTGCGAACAGCATTCAGTTGAAAATCATGAAAGAGCTTGGGCTTCCTTGTTCGATTGGTGTCGCGCCGAATAAGCTGCTGGCGAAGATGGGTTCTGATATGAAAAAGCCGAATGGCATCACCGTGTTAAGGTTAAGAGATGTGCCCGCAGTGTTCTGGGATAAGCCTTGCCATTACTTGTATGGCATCGGGAAGAAAACGGCCGAGAAGCTTACTAGACTAGGGATTCACACGCTAGGACAATTGGCCGCCGGAGATGAAACGCTGTTAAGTAAGCATTTCGGGGTTTTGGGTGCGCATTTGAAGCGTTCTGCCAATGGTATCGATACATCCCCTGTTAACCCTGAACATGAGCAAAGCAAGTCGATCGGTCATACGACCACGCTGCCACGGGATTATACAGATCGTCACGAGATCCATCGTGTCATGTTAAATTTGGCGGATCAAGTCGCGCGCAGGTTGCGAAAGCAAGAACTGATGACTTCTACGATTCAAATTACGATTCGTGACCCTGAGATGAGGACGATCACGCGATCGTTGACACTTGGGACCCCGACTGAACATATGGACGACATCTATCGGACTGCTTGTCAGTTATATGATCATCATTGGGAAGAAGGGAATCCCGTTCGATTGTTAGGTATTACATTGCAAAGTTTGACGGCCAAGGAAGAATCTTACGTGCAGCTGGACTTATTTGATTATGAGAAGCAGCCGCGCAGAGAGAATTTGAATCGGGTCATGGACGGATTACGCGATAAATTTGGTGAAAATGTGATTCTCACAGCAGGGATGATGAGTGATGATCCTTCCTCCTTAATTCGGAATCATAAAGTCAGAGGAACGTCGTTGCAAATGGACCATTTGCGGAATAATCCGCTGCATAAAGAGGGAGGTGAAGGGTGA